One window from the genome of Echinicola vietnamensis DSM 17526 encodes:
- a CDS encoding ion transporter — MDLTRKRLAHIVFESDDTASKRFDIVLLVAILGSVTIAILDSVQELHKEYGTVFYLLEWSFTILFTMEYLLRVWLSRRTAGYVFSFYGLVDLLAILPTYLSLIVANSHFLAVVRALRFLRVLRVLKLGRYLREAQVLTDALYNSRLKIQVFLGSVVTIVLVMGTVMFFIEGPESGFTSIPTAMYWAIVTLTTVGYGDISPATPLGQFMASLIMLLGYAIIAVPTGIVTSEISASSKRRKQDERVCHTCHASGHDDDAYHCKYCGTRL; from the coding sequence ATGGACTTGACAAGAAAAAGGCTCGCCCATATTGTTTTTGAATCTGATGATACTGCATCAAAGCGTTTTGATATAGTTTTATTGGTGGCGATTCTAGGCAGTGTGACCATAGCGATTTTAGACTCTGTCCAAGAGCTACATAAGGAATATGGCACAGTGTTTTACCTCTTGGAGTGGAGCTTTACCATTCTATTTACCATGGAATACCTGTTGCGGGTCTGGCTAAGCAGGCGTACGGCGGGTTATGTTTTCAGCTTCTATGGACTAGTAGACTTGCTGGCGATTCTGCCCACCTACCTTAGTTTGATCGTGGCCAACAGCCATTTTCTTGCGGTGGTCAGGGCCTTACGGTTTTTGAGGGTGCTGCGGGTACTGAAGCTTGGACGATACCTCAGGGAGGCGCAGGTACTGACGGACGCCTTGTACAATAGCCGTTTGAAGATTCAGGTTTTCCTGGGATCTGTCGTGACCATCGTGTTGGTCATGGGAACGGTCATGTTTTTTATCGAAGGACCGGAGAGTGGTTTTACCAGCATCCCTACCGCTATGTACTGGGCCATTGTGACCTTGACGACAGTTGGGTATGGAGACATCTCACCTGCCACTCCTCTTGGGCAATTTATGGCTTCTTTGATCATGCTGTTGGGGTATGCGATCATAGCAGTGCCCACAGGAATCGTCACTTCTGAAATATCAGCATCCAGCAAGCGGAGAAAGCAAGATGAGCGGGTATGTCATACCTGTCATGCTTCGGGCCATGACGATGATGCCTATCATTGTAAATATTGTGGGACCAGGCTTTAG
- a CDS encoding TrkH family potassium uptake protein — MNVNKKLLKQIIEKVILVLSFTAFALVIYEEGFKKPFLTVTDSHLLLKVMLSSIWAGYLALYFLVKSKTGGFTKKRISELIAILLISGILLFIFTDYSVPGLDVITQATTDRFLVDLLVAGVFLIELSKVSLGVNELQLNPPLIFILSFLVLILIGTVLLMLPNATHQPIHLVDALFTATSAVCVTGLIVLDTAKDFTLFGQLIIMLLFQLGGLGMMTFTSFFGFFFRGSFSIQNQLFLKDFINEDDFGQIFSTLMKIILFTFLVEGVAAVLIFVSLDNDLFGGVGEMIFFSIFHSISGFCNAGFSVLSNGLYEEGFRDNYTMQLVIAFSIIFGGIGFPVVLNYYGYLRHFVRGMYRKIAYGESYRHLPRVVNIGTRLIVLTTGILILVGFVSYWMLEYDHTLAGLDTYGKVVTSFFGAVTPRTAGFNTVDMTALSVPTVLIYLLLMWIGASPGSTGGGLKTSTFAVAILSAFSIAKGKDRVEVFRREISSSTLRKAFTVTFLSFMIIGLAVFALTLFDRDLPLISVVFEAFSAFSTVGLSLGITGSLSFGSKMVLIMTMFIGRVGILTLLIALSKGVKNQSYRYPEESVFIT; from the coding sequence ATGAATGTGAACAAAAAGCTGCTCAAACAAATCATCGAAAAGGTAATCCTGGTGCTGAGCTTTACGGCTTTTGCTTTGGTGATTTATGAGGAAGGCTTCAAAAAGCCGTTTTTGACAGTGACGGATTCCCATTTGCTGCTAAAAGTGATGCTTTCATCCATTTGGGCGGGATACCTTGCGCTATATTTTTTGGTAAAATCAAAGACGGGAGGCTTTACCAAAAAAAGAATTTCGGAGCTGATCGCCATCTTGCTCATTAGTGGGATCCTATTATTTATTTTCACAGACTATTCGGTTCCTGGCTTGGACGTAATTACCCAAGCGACGACGGACCGCTTTTTGGTGGACCTGTTGGTGGCCGGGGTGTTTTTGATTGAATTATCCAAGGTAAGTTTGGGCGTCAATGAATTGCAGCTAAACCCGCCACTGATATTTATCCTGAGCTTTTTGGTGTTGATCCTGATCGGGACGGTTTTGCTGATGTTGCCAAACGCCACCCATCAACCGATCCATTTGGTGGACGCGCTATTTACGGCGACCAGTGCGGTTTGCGTTACGGGGCTTATTGTATTGGATACCGCCAAAGATTTCACTCTTTTTGGACAGCTGATCATTATGCTGTTGTTCCAGCTGGGAGGGCTGGGGATGATGACTTTTACCAGTTTCTTTGGGTTTTTCTTTCGAGGAAGCTTCAGCATCCAAAACCAACTCTTTTTAAAGGATTTTATCAATGAGGATGATTTTGGTCAAATATTCAGTACCCTGATGAAAATAATCCTGTTTACCTTCTTGGTGGAGGGAGTCGCTGCCGTGCTGATCTTTGTTTCATTGGACAATGATTTGTTTGGCGGAGTAGGGGAAATGATATTTTTCAGCATCTTTCACAGCATTTCAGGATTTTGTAATGCAGGATTTAGTGTCCTGAGCAATGGGCTTTATGAAGAAGGTTTTCGGGACAACTACACGATGCAGTTGGTGATAGCCTTTTCCATTATTTTTGGAGGAATAGGATTTCCGGTGGTGCTAAACTATTACGGATACTTGCGGCATTTTGTGCGGGGGATGTACAGAAAGATAGCTTATGGTGAGAGCTACCGGCATTTGCCAAGGGTGGTCAATATCGGGACCAGGTTGATTGTATTGACCACGGGAATATTGATACTGGTTGGTTTTGTTTCCTACTGGATGCTGGAGTATGACCATACTTTGGCGGGCTTGGATACCTATGGGAAAGTCGTCACTTCTTTTTTTGGGGCAGTCACTCCTCGGACAGCAGGCTTCAATACCGTGGACATGACCGCACTTTCTGTGCCGACCGTATTGATTTATTTACTGCTGATGTGGATCGGGGCTTCTCCGGGTTCTACAGGAGGTGGTTTGAAGACCAGTACATTTGCGGTGGCCATTTTAAGTGCTTTCAGCATAGCCAAAGGCAAGGATCGGGTAGAGGTGTTCAGGAGGGAAATTTCCAGCAGTACCTTGAGGAAAGCTTTTACGGTAACCTTTTTGTCTTTTATGATCATAGGGTTGGCGGTTTTTGCCTTGACGCTATTTGACCGCGATCTTCCGCTGATCAGCGTGGTGTTTGAAGCATTTTCGGCTTTTTCCACCGTGGGGCTGAGTTTGGGGATTACGGGAAGTTTGAGCTTTGGCAGCAAGATGGTATTGATCATGACCATGTTCATTGGAAGAGTCGGGATATTGACCTTGCTGATCGCGCTGAGTAAAGGTGTCAAGAAC